The Ascaphus truei isolate aAscTru1 chromosome 3, aAscTru1.hap1, whole genome shotgun sequence genome includes a region encoding these proteins:
- the LOC142491195 gene encoding odorant receptor 131-2-like, with translation MANSTDLNSNITQVSVDSNKNVETVRMALLILVVLCFCFFLYFLTIMLFVYFTTAHIRENTRYVLFVHMLINDTLYLILGLTLLVAALYKVYLPVSLCYVLVNICSISFIVTPYNLAVMALERYVAICYPLRHAELCTTQRSHAAIAVIWAVGLIPNVADLIVLSSSVETKYFSLNVICSWAKLLKAPVQNTMRSITLILSFTLVGLIIMYTYIRIMQVARKLGSGKSSAFKAGKTVMLHAFQLLLCMTAFSSHFMETYLKDNITFLSVTNFLLFMCLPRFLSPFIYGIRDEVFRKYIKKLHSSAITSG, from the coding sequence ATGGCGAACTCTACGGATCTGAACAGCAAtatcacccaagtgtccgtcgaTAGCAACAAGAACGTTGAGACTGTGAGGATGGCCCTTCTAATCTTGGTGGTCCTCTGCTTCTGCTTCTTCTTGTACTTCCTTACAATTATGCTATTTGTCTACTTTACCACAGCTCATATTCGAGAGAACACTCGCTATGTCCTTTTTGTCCATATGCTAATTAATGACACACTGTATCTCATCCTGGGGCTTACTTTGTTGGTGGCTGCCTTATACAAGGTATACCTCCCTGTGTCATTATGCTATGTCTTAGTGAATATTTGCTCTATTTCATTTATTGTCACCCCATATAACCTGGCAGTCATGGCCCTTGAACGATATGTAGCCATTTGCTACCCACTAAGACATGCAGAGCTTTGCACCACACAGAGATCTCATGCTGCCATTGCTGTCATATGGGCAGTGGGACTCATCCCTAATGTTGCTGATTTAATTGTCCTGAGCTCCTCAGTTGAGACAAAGTATTTCTCTCTTAATGTGATTTGTAGCTGGGCAAAATTATTGAAGGCCCCAGTGCAGAACACCATGAGATCAATAACCCTCATCCTCAGCTTTACCCTGGTGGGACTGATAATCATGTACACGTACATTAGGATAATGCAGGTTGCACGGAAGCTTGGCTCAGGCAAATCTTCTGCCTTCAAGGCTGGGAAAACAGTCATGCTCCACGCTTTCCAGCTCCTTTTATGCATGACCGCTTTCAGCTCTCATTTTATGGAGACATACCTCAAAGATAATATTACTTTTTTGTCCGTAACCAACTTCCTCCTATTCATGTGTCTGCCTCGGTTTCTCAGTCCTTTCATTTATGGGATTAGGGACGAAGTGTTtcgcaaatatataaaaaagttgCACTCTTCTGCAATCACTTCAGGATAG